A stretch of Pseudoclavibacter chungangensis DNA encodes these proteins:
- a CDS encoding PTS sugar transporter subunit IIA, whose protein sequence is MTTSNESSLPDEAILLGAHADDWRGAVRLAGDALVAAGITTPVYSDEMVAAVETLGPYIVIAPGFALAHARPSAAVLRTGISWVQLDEPVVFGHAKNDPVDLVAGLAAVDHDAHLGIMSTLARALADPAVMTLLRETGDAAGVRRALGLD, encoded by the coding sequence ATGACCACGTCGAACGAATCGTCACTGCCCGACGAGGCGATCCTCCTCGGCGCCCACGCGGACGACTGGCGGGGCGCCGTGCGGCTCGCGGGCGACGCGCTCGTCGCGGCAGGCATCACGACGCCCGTCTACTCGGACGAGATGGTGGCCGCCGTGGAGACGCTCGGCCCCTACATCGTCATCGCGCCCGGCTTCGCGCTCGCACACGCCCGCCCGTCCGCCGCCGTCCTCCGCACGGGCATCAGCTGGGTACAGCTCGACGAGCCCGTCGTGTTCGGGCACGCGAAGAACGACCCCGTCGACCTCGTCGCGGGCCTCGCGGCCGTCGACCACGATGCCCACCTCGGCATCATGTCCACGCTCGCGCGGGCCCTCGCCGACCCCGCCGTCATGACGCTGCTGCGCGAGACGGGCGATGCCGCGGGCGTCCGCCGGGCGCTCGGTCTCGACTAG
- a CDS encoding carbohydrate ABC transporter permease, translated as MTTATNVLAEAEVTAPRPRRRRRRAVESDDTRKTNWWATALIAVCSLTVLIPLYLAVVVALKSPEQLAAGNGFEWPNPVRWENFADAWERTAFPQALVNTSLITVGSVVFTLLTSSVVAYALARNSHRRFFKGVFFYFLAALFIPFPIIMLPLVKQTSLLGLDNQIGMILLYTIFGISLNIFIYSAYIRSIPIELEEAARVDGASTWRVFWQIVFPLLTPINATVGILTCVWAWNDFIMPLVVLTDPAARTIPLAQYVFQGQYNIDTTTAFASYLMAMAPLLIVYIFSQRWVISGVTRGSIK; from the coding sequence ATGACCACCGCAACCAATGTTCTCGCCGAAGCCGAGGTGACGGCACCGCGTCCCCGCCGTCGCCGTCGCCGCGCCGTCGAATCCGACGACACCCGGAAGACCAATTGGTGGGCGACCGCGCTCATCGCGGTCTGCTCGCTCACGGTGCTGATCCCGCTGTACCTGGCCGTCGTCGTGGCGCTCAAATCGCCCGAGCAGTTGGCGGCGGGCAACGGATTCGAGTGGCCGAACCCGGTCCGCTGGGAGAACTTCGCGGACGCCTGGGAGCGGACGGCGTTCCCGCAGGCACTCGTGAACACGTCGCTGATCACGGTCGGCTCGGTCGTCTTCACGCTGTTGACGAGTTCGGTCGTGGCCTATGCGCTCGCGCGGAACAGCCACCGTCGCTTCTTCAAGGGCGTGTTCTTCTACTTCCTCGCCGCGCTGTTCATCCCGTTCCCGATCATCATGCTCCCGCTGGTCAAGCAGACCTCGCTCCTGGGGCTCGACAACCAGATCGGCATGATCCTGCTCTACACGATCTTCGGGATATCGCTGAACATCTTCATCTACAGCGCCTACATCCGTTCGATCCCGATCGAGCTCGAAGAGGCGGCGCGCGTCGACGGCGCATCCACGTGGCGGGTGTTCTGGCAGATCGTTTTCCCGTTGCTCACGCCGATCAACGCGACCGTCGGGATCCTGACGTGCGTGTGGGCGTGGAACGACTTCATCATGCCGCTCGTGGTGCTCACCGATCCGGCCGCTCGAACGATCCCGCTCGCGCAGTACGTGTTCCAGGGGCAGTACAACATCGACACGACGACCGCGTTCGCCTCGTACCTCATGGCGATGGCGCCGCTGCTGATCGTGTACATCTTCTCGCAGCGCTGGGTCATCTCGGGCGTCACGCGAGGATCGATCAAGTAG
- a CDS encoding carbohydrate ABC transporter permease, which yields MSTLTEAVRTSTSGARNRRRAGRVRTSGSRALPAYYWMVWPAVIAFAAFHTIPVLVGIFFSFTNYAGYGDWSFVGLANYINLVKDDLVLAAYGFSFLFAIVATILTNVISLAIALGLNAKIRARNFWRGVYFVPYVLAILVIGYVFQFLFSNSLPKILSDIPLFRDNILTNPDWAWTAIVGLAVWQACAFSIIIYLSGLQTIPPELYEAASLDGASPWRQFGAITFPLISAFFTINVVLSLKSFLQVFDPIVALTNGGPGTSTESVTLLVFRGGFSGGEFAYQTANAVIFFIVITIVSLVQFRVLQRREADI from the coding sequence ATGAGCACATTGACCGAGGCCGTGCGCACGAGCACGTCGGGTGCCCGGAACAGGAGGCGCGCGGGACGCGTCAGGACGTCCGGGTCGCGGGCACTGCCCGCCTACTACTGGATGGTCTGGCCGGCCGTGATCGCGTTCGCCGCATTCCACACGATCCCCGTCCTCGTCGGCATCTTCTTCAGCTTCACGAACTACGCGGGCTACGGGGACTGGAGCTTCGTCGGTCTCGCGAACTACATCAACCTCGTCAAGGACGATCTGGTCCTGGCGGCGTACGGGTTCTCGTTCCTGTTCGCGATCGTCGCGACGATCCTCACGAACGTCATCTCGCTCGCCATCGCGCTGGGACTCAATGCCAAGATCCGGGCCCGGAACTTCTGGCGCGGCGTCTACTTCGTGCCGTACGTGCTGGCGATCCTCGTGATCGGCTACGTCTTCCAGTTCCTGTTCTCGAACTCGCTGCCGAAGATCCTGTCGGACATCCCGCTCTTCCGCGACAACATCCTCACGAACCCGGACTGGGCGTGGACGGCGATCGTGGGCCTCGCGGTCTGGCAGGCGTGCGCGTTCTCGATCATCATCTATCTCTCGGGGCTGCAGACGATCCCGCCCGAGCTCTACGAGGCCGCGTCGCTCGACGGGGCGTCGCCGTGGCGACAGTTCGGCGCGATCACCTTCCCGCTCATCAGCGCGTTCTTCACGATCAACGTCGTGCTGAGTCTCAAGAGCTTCCTGCAGGTGTTCGATCCGATCGTCGCGCTCACCAACGGTGGGCCGGGGACGTCCACCGAATCGGTCACCCTGCTCGTCTTCCGTGGTGGGTTCTCGGGCGGGGAGTTCGCCTACCAGACCGCCAACGCCGTGATCTTCTTCATCGTGATCACGATCGTCTCGCTCGTGCAGTTCCGGGTCCTTCAGCGCAGAGAGGCCGATATCTGA
- a CDS encoding ABC transporter substrate-binding protein — translation MTLGGCAVTPDDGVTTLSFFQFKGEALEDFNRIIADFEAENPDIRVVQNQVADSETLIRTLLVKDKAPDVITLNANGGFGDLAEAGVFYDFSNEPVLRTINRAVQEILAELGNKEGEVNSLGYVNNANGVLYNQDIFAEQGLEIPETWDEFIAVCDALEAAGITPFYGTLGDAWTGMPSWNGIGAYAAQDGFFDELRAEGENVGPDSAVSFQKDFQDVMAKQAELFSYMQDGYRGQMYDDGNAAFARGESAMMLQGIWAVNQIKSINPDVNVAIFPYPVPEDPDDRILVSGVDVAVTMAKDTPHRAEALRFIDYLFEVGVIEDFAASQNMIPSVIGAELSDDAALQSVKPYFDEGRITGFIDHQVPPSIPLTPTIQQFLFDRNADATLSTLDNEWRKVAARTIPVTGDDK, via the coding sequence ATGACGCTGGGAGGGTGCGCGGTGACGCCGGACGACGGTGTCACCACGCTCAGCTTCTTCCAGTTCAAGGGCGAAGCGCTCGAGGACTTCAACAGGATCATCGCGGACTTCGAGGCGGAGAATCCCGACATCCGCGTCGTCCAGAACCAGGTCGCGGATTCCGAGACCCTCATCCGCACCCTGCTCGTCAAGGACAAGGCACCGGACGTCATCACCCTGAACGCGAACGGCGGATTCGGTGATCTGGCCGAGGCGGGGGTCTTCTACGACTTCTCGAACGAGCCGGTGCTCCGAACGATCAACCGCGCCGTGCAGGAGATCCTCGCCGAGCTCGGCAACAAGGAGGGCGAGGTCAACTCGCTCGGCTACGTCAACAACGCCAACGGGGTGCTGTACAACCAGGACATCTTCGCGGAACAGGGCCTCGAGATCCCCGAGACGTGGGACGAGTTCATCGCCGTGTGCGATGCCCTCGAAGCCGCAGGCATCACGCCGTTCTACGGCACCCTCGGCGATGCCTGGACGGGCATGCCGTCGTGGAACGGGATCGGCGCGTACGCGGCGCAGGACGGATTCTTCGACGAGCTCCGGGCCGAGGGCGAGAACGTCGGCCCGGACTCGGCGGTGTCGTTCCAGAAGGACTTCCAGGACGTGATGGCCAAGCAGGCCGAACTGTTCTCGTACATGCAGGACGGCTACCGCGGTCAGATGTACGACGACGGCAATGCCGCCTTCGCGCGCGGTGAGTCGGCGATGATGCTGCAGGGGATCTGGGCCGTCAACCAGATCAAGAGCATCAACCCGGACGTCAACGTCGCCATCTTCCCGTACCCGGTTCCGGAGGACCCCGACGATCGGATCCTCGTCTCGGGCGTCGACGTCGCCGTGACGATGGCCAAGGACACACCGCATCGCGCGGAGGCACTCCGCTTCATCGACTATCTGTTCGAGGTCGGTGTGATCGAGGACTTCGCCGCGTCGCAGAACATGATCCCGTCGGTGATCGGGGCCGAGCTGAGCGACGACGCGGCACTGCAGTCCGTGAAGCCGTATTTCGACGAAGGGCGGATCACCGGCTTCATCGACCACCAGGTCCCGCCGAGCATCCCCCTGACACCCACGATCCAACAGTTCCTGTTCGACCGCAATGCGGATGCAACGCTTTCGACGCTCGACAACGAGTGGCGCAAGGTCGCGGCGCGAACCATCCCCGTGACGGGAGACGACAAATGA
- a CDS encoding alpha-galactosidase, producing MHSSNGALQERTTDESGHDDIGGRVLHLHRRGTSVVIDLSSDPVPVIVHWGEELVDSTPESLRGLAVAARPQRVSGGLDRTPRLSAIATGASGWSGTPAIEGHRGGAGFSIAPGRVDHESDDTAATFNLEDAEARLAFRWEIRIGSGGLLHQRTTVTNTGTDAYSLDRLDVAFPTPWDATELFDTTGHHLRERAAQRRAFTLGTHLRESRRGRPGADASVLLAAGRPGFGFESGRVHGIHVAWSGNHRVLAERTVTGEAFLAAGELFVSGEVEIAPGASVSTPWVIGSWGDGLNELSARFHAEWRDRPQHPTRPRPVTLNTWEAVYFDHDIDRLTSLAEAAAEVGIERFVLDDGWFTGRRDDTRGLGDWEVDAEVWQDGLHPLVDRVRELGMEFGLWVEPEMINPDSDLARAHPEWILRARTTLPPSARQQQVLNLADPDAYRHVADRLHALLIEYPIAYLKWDHNRDLVDAGSGPGGAPRVREHTLALYRLLDELKAAHPGLEIETCASGGARVDLGILDRTDRIWTSDSLDPLERLENQRHTGLVVPPEMMGMHLTSPVVHSSGRTVSLELSAAVALLGHFGVEWDLTSVDAVTRGRVASWIALAKRLRPLIAHGTVVHVDGVEPGIDVRGTVAADAASAVFVVTQVTTSAAYPAGRIRFPGLDPARTYELRMLSGSSHEPGQSPLAWAEAPITMTGRELATIGVRPPVQFPQQAVVVEIDSHH from the coding sequence ATGCACTCAAGCAATGGGGCTCTGCAGGAGCGAACGACGGACGAGTCCGGTCACGACGACATCGGGGGTCGTGTGCTCCATCTGCACCGTCGCGGAACGAGCGTCGTGATCGATCTCTCGTCCGATCCAGTTCCGGTCATCGTCCACTGGGGTGAGGAGCTCGTCGACTCGACGCCCGAGAGCCTCCGAGGCCTCGCCGTCGCCGCGCGTCCGCAGCGTGTCTCCGGTGGCCTCGACCGCACCCCCCGCCTCAGTGCGATCGCGACCGGGGCCTCGGGCTGGTCGGGTACCCCCGCGATCGAAGGACATCGCGGGGGAGCGGGGTTCAGCATCGCGCCCGGGCGCGTCGACCACGAGTCGGACGACACTGCGGCAACGTTCAACCTCGAGGACGCCGAGGCCCGACTCGCGTTCCGATGGGAGATCAGGATCGGCTCGGGCGGTCTCCTCCACCAGCGGACAACGGTGACGAACACGGGCACCGATGCCTACTCGCTCGACAGGCTCGATGTGGCCTTCCCGACGCCGTGGGACGCGACGGAGCTGTTCGACACGACCGGTCACCATCTGCGCGAGCGCGCCGCTCAGCGTCGTGCGTTCACGCTGGGCACCCACCTGCGGGAGAGCCGCCGGGGTCGCCCCGGGGCGGACGCATCCGTGCTCCTGGCGGCCGGACGACCGGGATTCGGCTTCGAGTCCGGCCGTGTCCACGGCATCCACGTGGCGTGGAGCGGCAACCATCGCGTGCTCGCGGAGCGCACCGTGACGGGCGAGGCGTTCCTCGCGGCGGGCGAGTTGTTCGTGTCGGGCGAGGTCGAGATCGCGCCCGGAGCGTCCGTCTCGACCCCGTGGGTCATCGGCTCGTGGGGTGACGGGCTCAACGAGTTGTCCGCTCGGTTCCACGCCGAGTGGCGCGACCGGCCGCAGCATCCGACCCGCCCACGGCCCGTGACCCTGAACACGTGGGAGGCGGTGTACTTCGACCATGACATCGACCGCCTGACGTCGTTGGCGGAAGCGGCGGCCGAGGTCGGGATCGAGCGGTTCGTCCTCGACGACGGGTGGTTCACCGGACGGCGGGACGACACCCGAGGGCTCGGCGACTGGGAGGTCGACGCCGAGGTTTGGCAGGACGGCCTGCATCCCCTCGTCGATCGGGTCCGCGAACTCGGGATGGAGTTCGGACTCTGGGTCGAGCCCGAGATGATCAATCCGGACAGCGACCTCGCCCGCGCGCACCCCGAGTGGATCCTTCGGGCACGGACGACGCTGCCGCCGTCGGCACGACAGCAGCAGGTATTGAATCTGGCCGACCCCGACGCCTACCGGCACGTCGCCGACCGCCTGCACGCTTTGCTCATCGAGTACCCGATCGCCTACCTGAAGTGGGACCACAACAGGGACCTCGTCGACGCGGGGAGCGGCCCCGGCGGCGCGCCGCGCGTGCGCGAACACACGCTCGCCCTCTATCGCCTGCTCGACGAACTCAAGGCGGCGCACCCCGGGCTCGAGATCGAGACGTGCGCATCGGGCGGGGCCCGAGTGGACCTCGGCATCCTGGACCGCACCGACCGCATCTGGACGAGCGACAGCCTCGACCCGCTCGAGCGGCTCGAGAACCAGCGCCACACGGGACTCGTCGTGCCGCCCGAGATGATGGGAATGCATCTCACGAGCCCGGTCGTCCACTCCTCGGGCCGCACCGTCTCGCTCGAGCTCAGCGCGGCCGTCGCTCTCCTCGGGCACTTCGGCGTCGAATGGGATCTCACCTCCGTCGATGCCGTGACCCGTGGCCGCGTCGCCTCGTGGATCGCCCTCGCGAAGCGTCTTCGCCCGCTCATCGCGCACGGAACCGTCGTGCACGTCGACGGCGTCGAGCCGGGGATCGATGTGCGGGGAACCGTCGCCGCGGACGCCGCGTCGGCCGTCTTCGTCGTCACACAGGTGACGACGAGCGCCGCCTACCCGGCCGGTCGCATCAGGTTCCCGGGGCTGGATCCGGCACGCACGTACGAGCTCCGGATGCTGTCCGGCTCGTCGCACGAGCCCGGGCAGTCGCCCCTCGCCTGGGCAGAGGCCCCCATCACGATGACCGGTCGCGAACTCGCCACCATCGGCGTTCGCCCACCGGTGCAGTTCCCGCAGCAGGCGGTGGTCGTGGAGATCGACTCGCACCACTGA
- a CDS encoding ROK family transcriptional regulator: MLTPSENALAEAVLLHGPISRSALTSRLGLSAASLTRLAKPFLDTGLLVELDDVSDGSVGRPSRPLDISPDGGFFVGIKLTGHTLHAVMTDVRAGLVAASTRPLTGTDVSSVVSDIRAAVDDFDGDIRGLGVSLGGSIEDGTVEFAPFLEWRDVPFATMLTEATGLPVTIENDLVALAEAERWFGAGRGLPGFSVITIGEGIGYAVVAHNEVVRTREVGAGLGGHIPLAANGPLCDRGHRGCAQAMLTSGSLTTQISGALQRRVEYDEFLCLAASGDPAAVAVAETAGEALGRFIALAANLTMQPAVVLAGDGIGLFAVAEPAIRRAIAVDRDPLAEPIELVVDEPGFTAWARGAAAVAIQSAVAALSLAR, encoded by the coding sequence ATGCTCACACCGAGCGAGAACGCGCTGGCCGAAGCGGTCCTGCTGCACGGCCCCATCTCCCGCTCGGCCCTCACGAGCCGCCTCGGGCTCTCGGCCGCGAGCCTCACCCGCTTGGCGAAGCCGTTCCTCGACACGGGCCTGCTGGTCGAACTCGACGACGTCTCCGACGGCTCCGTCGGACGGCCGAGCCGCCCGCTCGACATCTCACCCGACGGCGGGTTCTTCGTCGGCATCAAGTTGACGGGTCACACGCTGCACGCGGTCATGACCGACGTCCGTGCGGGCCTCGTCGCCGCCTCAACCCGCCCGCTCACGGGAACGGACGTCTCGAGCGTCGTCTCGGACATCCGCGCGGCGGTCGACGACTTCGACGGTGACATCCGCGGACTCGGCGTCAGCCTCGGCGGGTCCATCGAGGACGGCACCGTCGAATTCGCACCCTTCCTCGAATGGCGGGACGTCCCGTTCGCCACGATGCTCACCGAGGCCACGGGCCTCCCGGTCACCATCGAGAACGACCTCGTCGCCCTCGCGGAGGCCGAGCGCTGGTTCGGGGCGGGGCGCGGACTGCCCGGGTTCTCGGTGATCACCATCGGCGAGGGGATCGGCTACGCGGTCGTCGCCCACAACGAGGTCGTGCGCACACGGGAGGTGGGTGCCGGCCTCGGAGGCCACATCCCCCTCGCCGCGAACGGGCCGCTCTGCGATCGCGGGCACCGCGGGTGCGCGCAGGCGATGCTGACGTCCGGCTCGCTCACCACGCAGATCTCCGGCGCACTCCAACGGCGCGTGGAGTACGACGAGTTCCTGTGCCTCGCGGCGAGCGGGGATCCGGCCGCCGTCGCCGTCGCCGAGACCGCGGGCGAAGCCCTCGGCCGGTTCATCGCACTCGCGGCCAATCTGACGATGCAACCCGCCGTGGTGCTCGCGGGCGACGGCATCGGACTCTTCGCCGTCGCGGAGCCCGCGATCCGACGTGCGATCGCCGTGGATCGCGACCCACTCGCCGAGCCGATCGAGCTCGTCGTCGACGAGCCCGGCTTCACCGCATGGGCGCGCGGGGCGGCGGCCGTCGCCATCCAATCGGCCGTCGCGGCACTGAGCCTCGCCCGCTGA
- a CDS encoding DUF2262 domain-containing protein has product MSASDERRRFERRHAAESVRITVLTGEHAGGAGRVDGDELWTASADVLAYVDERGEVVEERGRVSWLVADDERGTELGGTWIHDLQPLTQYVLRVRRAAPDPAEYAAYGFEVPDLPHHFALDEVLERHVHVSALDERLARRVESADVTTDLGEFELDRPLDAFVGSFDWCGRTVRVTLGVDDDAVEGSETCVATLERLRELVAHATTVDATWRSFAASTLEPAGEWLRDSARAAGLEESTIESIAHGLRLSELSVDPDGSANAYYGDDGLFRDVAVVVEIDPDGTPTDASVSG; this is encoded by the coding sequence ATGTCAGCTTCCGACGAGCGCCGACGCTTCGAACGACGCCATGCGGCGGAATCCGTCCGCATCACGGTGCTCACGGGCGAGCATGCGGGCGGTGCGGGGCGAGTGGACGGGGACGAGCTCTGGACCGCGTCGGCCGACGTGCTCGCGTACGTCGACGAGCGCGGGGAGGTCGTCGAGGAACGGGGACGTGTGTCGTGGCTCGTCGCCGACGACGAGCGCGGGACGGAGCTGGGCGGCACGTGGATCCACGATCTGCAACCGTTGACCCAGTACGTGCTCCGCGTGCGCCGGGCCGCTCCGGACCCGGCCGAGTACGCGGCATACGGGTTCGAGGTTCCCGACCTCCCGCACCACTTCGCCCTGGACGAGGTCCTCGAGCGTCACGTCCACGTGTCGGCGCTCGACGAGCGTCTCGCTCGCCGTGTCGAGTCGGCCGACGTGACGACCGATCTCGGCGAGTTCGAGCTCGATCGCCCGCTCGACGCATTCGTCGGGTCGTTCGACTGGTGTGGCCGGACGGTCCGGGTGACCCTCGGGGTCGATGATGACGCGGTCGAGGGGAGCGAGACCTGTGTCGCGACGCTGGAGCGACTTCGGGAACTCGTGGCGCATGCCACGACCGTCGATGCGACCTGGCGGTCCTTCGCCGCGTCGACGCTGGAGCCGGCAGGCGAATGGCTGCGTGACAGTGCTCGTGCCGCCGGGCTCGAGGAGTCGACCATCGAGTCGATCGCGCACGGGCTCCGGCTGAGTGAACTGAGCGTCGACCCCGACGGCTCCGCGAACGCGTACTACGGCGACGACGGGCTGTTCCGGGATGTCGCTGTCGTCGTCGAGATCGACCCCGACGGGACGCCGACGGACGCCTCCGTGAGCGGCTGA
- a CDS encoding VOC family protein: MTITSLYPVLTSNDVPAAGAFYRDVLGLETTFESDWYISMRSGAFELAVLSLDHETVPEGYGRAPSGVLVTVEVDDVDAVHTRTVDELGHRPVRALVDEPFGQRHFIVAAPDGVLLDVVQPIAPSPEFAAAYAEG; the protein is encoded by the coding sequence ATGACCATCACGAGTCTCTATCCGGTGCTCACCTCGAACGACGTCCCGGCCGCGGGAGCCTTCTATCGTGACGTCCTTGGGCTCGAGACGACGTTCGAGTCGGACTGGTACATCAGCATGCGCAGCGGCGCGTTCGAGCTCGCCGTCCTGTCGCTCGACCACGAGACTGTGCCCGAGGGCTACGGGCGGGCACCGAGCGGTGTGCTCGTCACCGTGGAGGTCGACGACGTCGACGCCGTGCACACGCGGACCGTCGACGAACTCGGGCACCGCCCGGTACGGGCGCTCGTGGACGAGCCGTTCGGGCAGCGGCACTTCATCGTCGCGGCACCCGACGGCGTGCTGCTCGACGTCGTCCAGCCGATCGCGCCGAGCCCCGAGTTCGCCGCCGCCTACGCCGAGGGGTGA
- a CDS encoding TetR/AcrR family transcriptional regulator translates to MPRTSAAVAARTASRVLAVATTLFSTRGFADVSVDDVAQAAGVTRGAVYHHYDSKAGLFRAVAEHLQAGIAAELVAAADASDSPAARLRAGSHAFLDAITRGATSRVLLVDAPAALGWQEWRRIDAERSEVHLRDALGDVLAESGSDSSLLDALTVQLSGAMNDAALWIAQHDDPTIARPLAHAALDRLLDAVTV, encoded by the coding sequence ATGCCACGAACCTCGGCGGCCGTCGCCGCCCGCACCGCGAGCCGGGTGCTCGCCGTCGCCACGACCCTCTTCTCGACGAGGGGCTTCGCGGACGTGTCCGTCGACGACGTCGCACAGGCCGCCGGCGTCACGCGGGGCGCCGTGTACCACCACTACGACAGCAAGGCCGGGCTCTTCCGGGCCGTCGCCGAGCATCTCCAGGCGGGCATCGCCGCCGAGCTCGTCGCAGCGGCCGACGCATCGGACTCCCCGGCGGCACGACTCCGCGCGGGCTCGCACGCCTTCCTCGATGCGATCACGCGCGGTGCAACGTCACGGGTACTCCTCGTCGACGCGCCCGCAGCGCTCGGCTGGCAGGAGTGGCGTCGGATCGACGCGGAACGCTCCGAGGTCCACCTGCGCGATGCCCTCGGCGACGTCCTGGCCGAGTCCGGATCCGATTCGTCACTCCTCGACGCACTCACCGTCCAACTCTCCGGCGCCATGAACGACGCCGCGCTCTGGATCGCGCAGCACGACGACCCCACCATCGCCCGGCCGCTCGCGCACGCCGCGCTCGATCGCCTGCTCGACGCGGTCACCGTGTGA
- a CDS encoding PTS sugar transporter subunit IIB — protein MKIIAVCGMGIGTSVLLKMNIEAALEELGVDAEVEAADISSARGAAASADLVMTSAELAPEIGEVDVPVVVVDNFVDQAEVTQKLAAELDH, from the coding sequence ATGAAGATCATCGCCGTCTGCGGCATGGGCATCGGAACCTCCGTGCTGCTGAAGATGAACATCGAGGCAGCGCTCGAGGAGCTCGGCGTCGATGCCGAGGTCGAGGCGGCCGACATCAGCTCCGCGCGCGGAGCGGCCGCGAGCGCCGACCTCGTCATGACGAGCGCCGAACTCGCCCCCGAGATCGGCGAGGTCGACGTCCCCGTCGTCGTGGTCGACAACTTCGTCGACCAGGCCGAGGTGACGCAGAAGCTCGCCGCCGAGCTGGACCACTGA
- a CDS encoding PTS ascorbate transporter subunit IIC has product MEWLVTLLDFIGQQILNVPAYLVGIIVAIGLIALRKSTGQVVGGALKATLGFLILGAGAGVVTTALDPLGALVLAVTGAEGVIPTNEVITAMAADSFGSTSAYILSLGFVLMLVIARFTPLHYVFLTGHHMVFMAMMLSVLLSIGFGTGNEWLTVLVGAFLLAVMMVAMPAFAQPWTKRVTGNDTIAIGHFGTLGYIAAGATGQAVGRRSVSTEEIKVPQGLRFLRDSMVATALSMVLIYLVFAVWGLVALGDEALPFLEADDSGAFVMAAIMQGLMFGVGVSVILYGVRTFLGELIPAFQGIAKKVVPGAKAALDIPIVFPFAQNAVLVGFLASFLGGLVMLFLLAVWLGPAFGLALILPGMVPHFFTGGGAGVYGNATGGRRGASLGGFVNGLLITLLPAFLYGVMSGIGLQGSTFGDADFGWFGSLVGLSVQTGSLGVGIVLTLLLGLVVLGLAIAWQVRVVDRGWMPGAAHQAFIDERTEAEKAAAKAAKDAATARRREASSDEPAD; this is encoded by the coding sequence ATGGAGTGGCTCGTCACCCTGCTCGACTTCATCGGGCAGCAGATCCTCAACGTCCCGGCGTACCTCGTCGGCATCATCGTCGCGATCGGGCTCATCGCGCTCAGGAAGTCGACCGGGCAGGTCGTGGGTGGCGCCCTCAAGGCGACGCTCGGCTTCCTCATCCTCGGCGCCGGCGCCGGCGTCGTCACGACCGCCCTCGATCCGCTCGGCGCGCTCGTCCTCGCCGTCACGGGCGCCGAGGGCGTCATCCCGACCAACGAGGTCATCACCGCGATGGCCGCCGACAGCTTCGGCTCGACGAGCGCGTACATCCTGTCGCTCGGCTTCGTACTCATGCTCGTCATCGCCCGCTTCACGCCCCTCCACTACGTGTTCCTCACGGGGCACCACATGGTGTTCATGGCGATGATGCTCTCGGTGCTCCTCTCGATCGGATTCGGAACCGGCAACGAGTGGCTCACGGTCCTCGTCGGCGCGTTCCTGCTCGCCGTCATGATGGTCGCGATGCCGGCGTTCGCCCAGCCGTGGACGAAACGCGTCACGGGCAACGACACGATCGCGATCGGTCACTTCGGCACGCTCGGCTACATCGCCGCCGGGGCCACCGGCCAGGCGGTCGGGCGCCGGAGCGTCTCGACCGAGGAGATCAAGGTGCCGCAGGGCCTGCGATTCCTTCGTGACTCGATGGTCGCGACGGCGCTCTCGATGGTGCTCATCTACCTCGTGTTCGCCGTGTGGGGGCTCGTCGCCCTCGGCGACGAGGCGCTGCCGTTCCTCGAGGCCGACGACAGCGGCGCGTTCGTCATGGCCGCGATCATGCAGGGTCTCATGTTCGGCGTCGGCGTCTCGGTCATCCTCTACGGCGTGCGCACGTTCCTCGGCGAGCTCATCCCGGCGTTCCAGGGCATCGCGAAGAAGGTCGTCCCCGGCGCGAAGGCCGCGCTCGACATCCCCATCGTGTTCCCCTTCGCCCAGAACGCCGTGCTCGTCGGGTTCCTCGCCTCGTTCCTCGGCGGGCTCGTCATGCTCTTCCTGCTCGCCGTCTGGCTCGGCCCCGCGTTCGGGCTCGCGCTCATCCTGCCCGGCATGGTGCCCCACTTCTTCACCGGTGGTGGTGCCGGGGTCTACGGGAACGCGACGGGCGGACGCCGCGGGGCGAGCCTCGGAGGCTTCGTCAACGGCCTGCTCATCACCCTCCTGCCAGCCTTCCTGTACGGCGTCATGTCGGGCATCGGGCTGCAGGGCTCGACCTTCGGCGACGCCGACTTCGGCTGGTTCGGCTCGCTCGTCGGCCTCAGCGTGCAGACCGGCAGTCTCGGCGTGGGCATCGTGCTGACGCTCCTCCTCGGGCTCGTCGTGCTCGGCCTCGCGATCGCGTGGCAGGTGCGCGTCGTCGATCGCGGCTGGATGCCCGGAGCGGCCCACCAGGCGTTCATCGACGAGCGCACGGAGGCCGAGAAGGCGGCCGCGAAAGCCGCGAAGGACGCCGCGACCGCACGACGCCGTGAGGCGTCGAGCGACGAACCCGCCGACTGA